The following are encoded together in the Pedobacter sp. D749 genome:
- the hemL gene encoding glutamate-1-semialdehyde 2,1-aminomutase, with protein sequence MLDSLKKMFSGNEADIPVNTGSKPDISRVKSAELYEKSKTYFPGGVNSPVRAFKSVYGTPLFIEKGDGCFIWDADGNQFIDFCGSWGPLILGHNNPKIREKVTEVMQNGMSFGAPTALENELAELIIKNNRFVEKIRFTSSGTEAVMSAIRLARGFTSRDKILKFEGCYHGHSDSLLVKAGSGLVTFGETSSAGVPKSFAEETIVVPLNDKTAIEQAFAQFKDQIAAVIIEGIPANNGLIMQDEEYIHFLRKICTDNGSLLIFDEVITGFRVGFEGAAAHYGVTPDIVTYGKIIGGGLPVGMYGARAEIMAHISPDGGVYQAGTLSGNPVAMAAGIATLTELNKSGFYKDLNNKAQEFVASIQRFATARNYKFKVFTIGSIFWFAFTDKDKIQSADDIDAGSMEKFKVMHRELLNRGIYLGPSGYEVGFVSSAHTKIELEKAKRAIFEALDLVFKK encoded by the coding sequence ATGTTAGATTCATTAAAGAAAATGTTTTCAGGCAACGAAGCCGATATTCCGGTAAATACAGGGAGTAAACCTGATATTTCTAGAGTAAAATCCGCGGAACTGTACGAAAAATCAAAAACGTATTTCCCTGGTGGGGTAAACTCTCCGGTAAGGGCTTTTAAATCTGTTTATGGTACGCCACTTTTTATCGAGAAAGGTGACGGCTGCTTTATCTGGGATGCCGACGGTAATCAATTTATCGATTTCTGTGGTAGCTGGGGTCCACTAATTTTAGGCCATAACAATCCTAAAATCCGCGAAAAAGTTACCGAGGTGATGCAGAATGGAATGAGCTTTGGTGCGCCAACGGCTTTAGAAAATGAATTGGCTGAGCTGATTATTAAAAACAACCGTTTTGTTGAGAAAATCCGTTTCACAAGTTCAGGTACCGAAGCGGTAATGTCGGCCATACGTTTAGCAAGGGGTTTTACCAGTCGGGATAAGATTTTAAAGTTTGAAGGTTGTTACCATGGTCATAGCGATTCGCTTTTAGTTAAAGCAGGTTCAGGTCTGGTTACTTTTGGAGAAACTTCCTCAGCAGGTGTACCAAAATCTTTTGCTGAAGAAACCATTGTGGTGCCTTTAAATGATAAAACAGCTATCGAACAAGCTTTTGCGCAGTTTAAAGATCAGATTGCTGCGGTAATTATTGAAGGAATTCCGGCAAACAACGGTTTAATTATGCAGGATGAAGAATATATTCATTTCTTGCGTAAAATTTGTACCGATAACGGTTCTCTTTTAATTTTTGATGAAGTAATTACAGGATTCAGGGTAGGTTTTGAAGGAGCAGCAGCACATTATGGTGTTACGCCTGATATTGTTACTTATGGCAAAATCATTGGTGGTGGATTACCAGTTGGGATGTATGGTGCACGCGCTGAAATTATGGCGCATATTTCTCCTGATGGCGGTGTATACCAGGCAGGAACGTTATCTGGAAATCCTGTGGCTATGGCAGCTGGAATTGCAACTTTAACAGAATTAAATAAATCGGGTTTTTACAAAGACCTGAATAACAAGGCACAAGAATTTGTAGCCAGTATTCAGCGGTTTGCCACAGCACGTAACTATAAATTTAAAGTATTTACCATTGGCTCTATCTTCTGGTTTGCTTTTACCGATAAGGATAAAATCCAATCGGCTGATGACATCGATGCTGGAAGCATGGAGAAATTCAAAGTGATGCACCGTGAATTATTGAATAGAGGGATTTATTTAGGTCCATCGGGATATGAAGTTGGTTTCGTATCTTCAGCACATACAAAGATTGAATTGGAGAAAGCTAAACGTGCTATTTTTGAAGCATTAGATTTGGTGTTTAAAAAATAA
- a CDS encoding sensor histidine kinase KdpD encodes MKKSIIIFYALLLYAMIQLISWGTLVVRLQPSRMTMIMGEGSVFVFLLCIGGYFLHQSLKREDKLREQQQNFLMSITHELKSPLAAIKLSIQTIVKRDLDKARQISLLNNSLKDIERLDDLVENMLLATKIENRSYTFPKEEFNFSELVYKITDRLQVHSCGNEQLISAQIQPNLQIMGDKFALSSVVTNLIENAVKYSSPCDEINVHLNEVDGHIHLSVIDKGPGISDAEKMLIFDKFYRVGNENVRKAKGTGLGLFIVKEVLQYHDADIIVKDNLPQGSIFEVTFS; translated from the coding sequence ATGAAGAAATCTATAATTATATTTTACGCTTTATTGCTTTATGCGATGATTCAGCTCATTTCGTGGGGAACATTGGTGGTGCGTTTGCAACCCAGTCGCATGACGATGATTATGGGTGAAGGATCGGTATTTGTATTTTTGCTTTGTATTGGTGGCTATTTTCTTCATCAATCCTTAAAACGTGAAGATAAATTAAGAGAACAGCAACAGAACTTTTTAATGTCGATCACTCATGAGTTAAAATCTCCTTTAGCGGCAATCAAACTTTCTATTCAAACTATTGTTAAACGGGATTTGGATAAAGCACGTCAAATCTCCTTATTAAATAATTCGTTAAAAGATATTGAGCGTTTGGACGATCTGGTTGAAAATATGCTTTTGGCTACCAAGATTGAAAATCGTTCGTATACCTTTCCGAAAGAGGAATTTAATTTTTCAGAACTGGTTTATAAAATTACAGATCGACTTCAGGTTCACTCTTGTGGCAACGAACAATTAATAAGTGCTCAAATTCAGCCAAATTTGCAGATAATGGGTGACAAATTTGCCTTATCGTCAGTTGTAACGAATTTAATTGAGAACGCAGTTAAGTATTCAAGTCCATGTGATGAGATAAATGTGCATTTAAACGAAGTAGATGGACATATTCACTTAAGTGTTATAGATAAAGGGCCTGGTATTTCAGATGCCGAAAAAATGTTGATATTTGATAAGTTTTACCGCGTTGGTAACGAGAATGTCAGAAAAGCGAAAGGAACAGGTTTAGGCTTGTTTATTGTGAAAGAGGTTTTACAATACCATGATGCAGATATTATAGTAAAAGACAATTTGCCTCAAGGAAGTATTTTTGAAGTAACATTTAGTTAA
- the hemB gene encoding porphobilinogen synthase produces the protein MLNRPRRLRKNPLVREMVAETRLSKDMFVYPYFVVPGNNVIHAIDAMPGVNHYSVDTLIKDVEVGIKKGLNKIMLFGVGDEKSEDAKSAYHDHSLVPTAVRELKKQFGDDLYVITDVCVCSYTSHGHCGILENDYVQNDKTVEVIAKMALTHAEAGADMFAPSDMMDGRIKAMRNLLDENGFVNAAIMSHATKFASAYYGPFREAADCAPSKGDRKTYQMDFRNPLEALKEAQLDEQEGADVLMVKPGLAYLDIIQRLKQDTNLPIAVYNVSGEYSMVKAAAERGWIDEQKVVMETMHAFARAGASIITTYHIKDILNNNWL, from the coding sequence ATGTTAAATCGTCCGCGAAGATTACGGAAAAATCCGTTAGTGAGAGAGATGGTAGCCGAAACAAGGTTATCGAAAGATATGTTTGTGTACCCTTATTTCGTTGTGCCGGGCAATAATGTTATCCATGCCATTGATGCAATGCCAGGTGTAAACCATTATTCGGTTGATACTTTGATAAAAGATGTTGAAGTTGGAATAAAAAAAGGGCTCAACAAAATTATGTTGTTTGGCGTTGGCGACGAAAAATCTGAAGATGCAAAATCGGCTTATCATGATCATTCTTTAGTGCCAACGGCGGTGCGCGAGTTGAAAAAACAATTCGGTGATGATTTATATGTCATTACCGATGTTTGCGTTTGTTCTTATACCAGTCACGGCCATTGTGGTATTTTAGAAAACGACTATGTTCAAAATGATAAAACAGTTGAGGTAATCGCTAAAATGGCTTTAACGCATGCCGAAGCTGGTGCTGATATGTTTGCGCCATCGGATATGATGGATGGCCGGATTAAAGCTATGCGTAATCTTCTAGATGAAAACGGTTTTGTAAATGCGGCCATCATGAGTCATGCTACAAAATTTGCTTCAGCATACTATGGCCCGTTTAGGGAGGCTGCAGATTGCGCACCAAGTAAAGGCGATAGAAAAACTTATCAGATGGACTTCAGAAACCCGCTGGAAGCTTTAAAGGAAGCGCAGCTGGATGAACAGGAAGGCGCTGATGTGTTAATGGTGAAACCAGGATTAGCTTATTTGGATATCATCCAAAGGTTAAAACAAGACACCAATTTACCCATTGCTGTTTACAATGTATCCGGCGAATACTCCATGGTAAAAGCAGCTGCGGAACGCGGTTGGATAGACGAACAAAAAGTGGTAATGGAAACCATGCATGCCTTTGCCCGTGCAGGTGCAAGCATTATTACCACTTACCACATTAAAGATATTTTAAATAACAACTGGCTTTAA
- a CDS encoding response regulator transcription factor — translation MSQKLRILLVEDEDHLLDAIKLNLELEGYKVHAVKDGKTALKIFKEERFNLIILDVMLPEMDGFQVCETIRLENAEVPIMFLTAKNTSEDRVLGLKKGADDYLVKPFNLEELILRVGILVKRSLKSDDLKELNSYKIGDKTIYFNSFELKHDDGTITPLTKKETMLLKLLIERKNDAVSREQILETVWNYDVYPSTRTIDNFILTFRKYFEPDQKNPVYFHSIRGVGYKFTDSH, via the coding sequence ATGTCACAAAAATTAAGAATTCTATTGGTAGAAGACGAGGACCACTTGTTAGATGCTATCAAATTAAACCTCGAACTTGAGGGTTATAAAGTTCACGCCGTTAAAGATGGCAAAACCGCTCTTAAAATTTTTAAAGAAGAACGCTTCAATCTAATTATTTTAGATGTTATGTTGCCTGAAATGGATGGTTTCCAGGTTTGCGAAACAATCCGTTTAGAGAATGCAGAAGTTCCGATTATGTTTTTAACAGCTAAAAACACTTCAGAAGACCGTGTTTTAGGTTTGAAAAAAGGAGCTGACGATTATTTGGTTAAACCATTTAACTTAGAAGAATTAATTCTTCGTGTGGGTATTTTGGTTAAACGCAGTTTAAAATCTGACGATTTAAAAGAATTGAATTCTTACAAAATTGGTGATAAAACGATCTATTTTAACTCTTTCGAATTGAAACATGATGATGGTACCATCACACCGTTAACCAAAAAGGAAACGATGTTGCTGAAACTGTTGATCGAGCGTAAAAACGATGCCGTTTCGAGAGAGCAAATTTTAGAAACCGTTTGGAATTATGATGTTTATCCATCAACCAGAACGATTGATAATTTCATCTTAACGTTCCGTAAGTATTTCGAACCAGATCAAAAAAATCCAGTTTATTTCCACTCTATTCGTGGTGTAGGCTATAAGTTCACTGATAGTCATTAA
- the hemE gene encoding uroporphyrinogen decarboxylase — MKNNLFLDAAFSKQTERPPVWMMRQAGRFMPQYWEIKNKYSFLEMCKTPEIAADVTMLPVDLLGIDAAILFCDILVTGEAMGGDLSFTQGVGPKFANPVRNAQDIENLNVDCLDELQYVADAIKVIQQRLDGNIPLIGFAGAPFTVMSYLIEGGSSKDFKLTKLFIHNQPELAHKLLAKIAKVTADYLNLQIAAGVNAVQIFDSWALALSWNDYQEFSHRYIQEIIANLNRKDIPVISFCKGSSVFAPIMAEAKPDVISVDWNADLLNIKNALPAGIAVQGNLDPHILYADKAVIKAQIHKLFERMRGTEGFIFNLGHGIMPDIPFDNVKYAIEVVKEFRY; from the coding sequence ATGAAGAATAACTTATTTTTAGACGCAGCATTTTCAAAACAAACAGAACGCCCACCAGTGTGGATGATGCGTCAGGCAGGCCGTTTTATGCCACAATATTGGGAAATTAAAAACAAATACTCTTTTTTAGAAATGTGTAAGACTCCCGAAATTGCAGCCGACGTGACTATGTTACCTGTTGATTTATTGGGAATTGATGCCGCGATTTTATTCTGTGATATTCTGGTAACCGGAGAGGCCATGGGAGGCGATTTAAGTTTCACGCAAGGTGTTGGTCCAAAGTTTGCAAACCCTGTACGTAACGCGCAGGATATCGAAAATCTAAATGTTGATTGTTTAGATGAGTTACAATATGTAGCTGATGCCATTAAAGTGATTCAACAACGTTTGGATGGAAATATTCCTTTAATTGGTTTTGCTGGTGCACCATTTACGGTAATGAGTTATTTAATTGAAGGCGGTTCATCTAAAGATTTTAAATTAACCAAGTTATTTATACACAACCAACCAGAACTGGCGCATAAACTTTTGGCTAAAATTGCTAAAGTAACAGCCGATTATCTTAACCTTCAAATTGCTGCCGGCGTTAATGCAGTGCAGATTTTCGATAGTTGGGCGCTTGCTTTATCATGGAATGATTATCAGGAGTTTTCTCACCGTTATATCCAGGAAATTATTGCCAACTTGAATAGGAAAGATATTCCGGTAATTTCTTTTTGTAAAGGAAGTTCGGTTTTTGCACCAATTATGGCAGAAGCCAAACCAGATGTGATTTCGGTTGACTGGAATGCAGATTTATTGAACATTAAAAATGCTTTGCCAGCTGGTATTGCTGTTCAGGGAAATTTAGATCCACATATTTTATACGCAGATAAAGCAGTAATTAAAGCACAAATCCACAAGTTATTCGAACGCATGCGCGGTACTGAAGGATTTATCTTCAATTTAGGTCATGGTATTATGCCAGATATTCCTTTCGATAATGTGAAGTATGCCATTGAGGTGGTAAAGGAGTTTAGGTATTAA
- a CDS encoding CopD family protein: MIETLLPFYQYFKAVHIVFVISWMAGLFYILSLFIYHTEANDKPEPEKSILQKQFVKMEATLWKIIATPAMIISVLAGAAMLTLNPDLLDADWMWVKLGFVVGLLIYHFICQNIVKQLKNDQYKLTSFQLRLWRELATIFMIAIVFVVILKSAINWIYGLVGIMGVAMAIMIAVKLYKNYRKKRGE, from the coding sequence ATGATAGAAACCCTACTGCCATTTTACCAGTATTTTAAAGCTGTACACATTGTGTTTGTAATTAGCTGGATGGCTGGTTTATTTTATATTTTAAGTCTTTTTATTTACCACACAGAAGCAAACGATAAACCTGAGCCTGAAAAAAGTATCCTCCAAAAACAGTTTGTTAAAATGGAAGCTACTTTATGGAAGATTATTGCTACCCCGGCAATGATTATTTCTGTTCTGGCAGGGGCAGCAATGTTAACGTTAAATCCAGACCTGCTTGATGCCGATTGGATGTGGGTAAAGCTAGGTTTTGTAGTTGGCTTACTCATTTATCATTTCATTTGTCAAAACATCGTTAAACAGCTTAAAAACGATCAGTACAAACTAACTAGCTTTCAGTTGAGGTTGTGGCGTGAACTGGCTACCATTTTTATGATTGCCATTGTATTTGTTGTGATTCTTAAAAGCGCCATTAACTGGATTTACGGTTTAGTTGGCATAATGGGCGTAGCGATGGCCATCATGATTGCAGTTAAACTGTATAAAAACTATCGTAAGAAGCGTGGCGAATAA
- the hemA gene encoding glutamyl-tRNA reductase, with the protein MEYLKVIAFTHHHIDLKSLGKLVICDQSLDSRLKNVQAELPVSEIFYIGTCNRVEFVFLTKEKTDKEFVTRFLTVLDMGLPPEFMERFLDNVTVYENEEAFNHLLRTSCSLESLVVGEKEILAQIRKAYENCRDAGFTGDYMRMIMDRVVKTAKEVYTHTNISKNPVSVVSLAYRKLKELNMCGNSRILIIGAGETNQNITKYLNKHKYSNFSIFNRTLSKAESLAGELGGKAYPLAALEDFNEGFDVIITCTGSTEAIINEALYAKLLNGDQGKKVIVDLAIPNDVTPAVIHNNPVHYIEVESLKEVARKNIQERYNELVHAEEIISNNITDFFSVLKQRRIELAMQEVPRKIKEIKNTAINGVFADEIGQMDEASREVLERVMNYMEKKYISVPMVMAKEILVNQS; encoded by the coding sequence TTGGAATATTTAAAAGTAATAGCTTTTACGCATCACCACATCGACCTGAAATCTTTAGGGAAATTAGTTATTTGTGATCAGAGTTTAGATAGCAGGTTGAAGAATGTTCAGGCAGAACTTCCCGTTAGTGAAATTTTCTATATCGGAACCTGTAACCGCGTGGAGTTTGTTTTTCTTACCAAAGAGAAGACCGACAAGGAATTTGTAACCAGGTTTCTTACTGTTTTAGACATGGGATTGCCTCCTGAATTTATGGAGCGTTTCCTGGATAATGTTACGGTATACGAAAACGAAGAAGCTTTTAACCATTTGCTCAGAACATCATGTTCTTTAGAGAGTTTGGTAGTTGGCGAAAAGGAAATCCTTGCACAAATCCGTAAAGCTTACGAAAACTGCCGTGATGCTGGTTTTACCGGCGATTACATGCGGATGATTATGGATCGTGTGGTTAAAACTGCAAAAGAAGTTTACACGCATACCAATATTTCGAAAAATCCGGTTTCTGTTGTTTCATTGGCTTACCGTAAACTAAAAGAGTTGAATATGTGTGGCAACTCGCGGATCTTAATTATTGGCGCGGGCGAAACCAATCAGAATATAACAAAATACCTCAACAAACATAAATACTCCAATTTTTCAATTTTCAACCGTACGCTTTCTAAGGCCGAATCTTTAGCAGGAGAGCTGGGTGGTAAGGCTTATCCTTTGGCAGCGCTTGAAGATTTTAATGAAGGATTTGATGTGATTATTACCTGTACCGGTTCAACGGAGGCGATTATTAATGAAGCGTTGTACGCTAAGCTGTTAAATGGTGATCAGGGCAAAAAGGTAATTGTAGATTTAGCCATTCCAAATGATGTTACACCTGCAGTAATCCATAACAATCCTGTACATTATATTGAGGTCGAGTCGCTGAAAGAGGTGGCGCGTAAAAATATCCAGGAACGTTACAACGAACTGGTGCATGCCGAAGAAATTATCAGCAATAACATTACCGATTTTTTCTCTGTTTTAAAACAACGCCGTATTGAACTTGCGATGCAAGAGGTGCCAAGAAAAATTAAAGAAATCAAAAACACGGCTATAAATGGCGTATTTGCAGATGAAATTGGTCAGATGGATGAAGCCTCGCGCGAAGTTTTAGAACGTGTAATGAACTACATGGAGAAAAAATACATCAGCGTTCCGATGGTTATGGCTAAAGAAATTTTGGTTAACCAATCTTAA
- a CDS encoding RNA polymerase sigma factor codes for MKLTRSYTINDLMEGCKAGDRKMQELLYKQTASKMLAVCMRYAKDKMEAEDVLQMGYIKIFQKIKEYRGDGSFEGWIRRVMVNTAIESYRKNLRSLNVVEIDEAYEQPSTGFDFGTLGMQDLMKVIQKLADGYRMVFNMYVIEGYSHKEIGETLGISEGASKSQLSRARAILKEEIIKMEGFGYATYTG; via the coding sequence ATGAAATTGACGCGAAGCTATACGATAAACGATTTGATGGAAGGCTGCAAAGCTGGCGACCGGAAGATGCAAGAGCTGCTTTATAAGCAAACTGCATCTAAGATGTTGGCCGTTTGTATGCGCTACGCCAAAGATAAGATGGAGGCAGAAGATGTGCTGCAGATGGGGTACATTAAAATTTTTCAGAAAATAAAAGAGTATAGGGGTGATGGTTCTTTTGAAGGCTGGATTAGAAGGGTTATGGTGAATACTGCGATTGAAAGTTACCGTAAAAATTTACGCAGCTTAAATGTTGTAGAAATAGATGAAGCTTACGAACAACCATCAACCGGATTTGATTTTGGCACTTTAGGAATGCAGGATTTGATGAAGGTAATACAAAAATTAGCTGATGGTTACCGCATGGTTTTTAATATGTACGTAATTGAAGGTTATTCGCACAAAGAAATTGGAGAAACGCTTGGGATCTCTGAAGGCGCGAGTAAATCGCAACTGTCGAGAGCAAGGGCAATATTAAAAGAAGAAATTATAAAAATGGAGGGATTTGGTTATGCAACCTATACGGGATAA
- a CDS encoding S9 family peptidase, protein MITQSNFSLSGADGKLIIGDITFDDKNPNTPIILFVHGFKGFKDWGAHNLVARYFASNGYRYIKFNLSHSGVPVDDPIDVTDMDAFARNTVSKELFDLNAVLDFIEKAYGKDTKVNLIGHSRGGGLSIIEAANDLRINKLITWSAIADFSSLWKKEQEAEWKKNGKIFVTNARTKEQMPLNVTLLEDLEENAAALNILDAAKRVNIPWLIIHGDDDVNVPFETAQTLAEANPGSRLIKIEGANHVYGATQPYTSETLPPLLFKVCEKVLVFLEEE, encoded by the coding sequence ATGATTACACAAAGCAACTTTAGCCTTAGCGGTGCAGACGGAAAATTAATTATCGGCGACATCACTTTTGATGACAAAAACCCAAATACACCCATCATTCTTTTTGTACATGGCTTTAAAGGTTTTAAAGATTGGGGCGCACATAATTTAGTGGCAAGGTATTTTGCCAGTAATGGTTACCGTTATATCAAGTTCAACTTATCGCATAGCGGTGTGCCGGTTGATGACCCTATTGATGTAACGGATATGGATGCCTTTGCCCGTAATACGGTATCGAAAGAACTTTTTGATCTAAATGCGGTACTCGATTTTATCGAAAAAGCCTACGGTAAAGACACGAAGGTAAACCTGATCGGCCATAGCCGCGGCGGTGGCTTATCCATCATAGAGGCTGCAAACGATTTAAGGATCAACAAACTAATTACCTGGAGTGCCATTGCAGATTTTAGTAGCCTTTGGAAAAAGGAACAAGAGGCAGAATGGAAAAAGAATGGCAAAATATTCGTCACCAATGCCCGTACCAAAGAGCAAATGCCTTTAAACGTAACGTTATTGGAAGATCTGGAAGAAAATGCAGCAGCATTAAATATTTTGGATGCAGCAAAACGGGTAAATATCCCCTGGTTAATTATCCATGGCGATGATGATGTAAATGTTCCTTTTGAAACCGCACAAACCTTGGCAGAAGCCAATCCGGGCAGCAGGCTAATCAAAATTGAAGGTGCCAACCATGTGTATGGAGCAACACAGCCTTATACCAGCGAAACTTTACCACCGCTTTTGTTTAAGGTTTGTGAAAAGGTTTTGGTATTTTTGGAGGAAGAATAA
- a CDS encoding UPF0158 family protein: MTALTSEQIKEIADTIDCGFVCHWNIKNNRLIFIPNDEGFEPADNDAWDEDIKELKTNSSEYKEIEKPDSTESFRFMEDFTDELPDNTRIKVTLMEALNKRKPFREFKHEIDNSGDYRQLWFDFKNQKMIEYVKDRIDYIILLNTKLLNAFF, translated from the coding sequence ATGACTGCTTTAACCTCAGAACAAATTAAAGAAATTGCAGACACAATCGATTGCGGTTTCGTATGCCACTGGAACATTAAAAATAACAGACTGATTTTTATACCAAACGACGAAGGCTTTGAGCCTGCCGACAATGATGCATGGGATGAGGATATAAAAGAGTTAAAAACAAATTCAAGTGAATATAAGGAAATTGAAAAACCAGATTCGACTGAGTCTTTTAGATTTATGGAAGATTTCACAGATGAGTTACCTGATAATACACGGATAAAAGTTACACTAATGGAGGCACTTAATAAAAGAAAGCCTTTCAGAGAATTTAAACATGAAATAGATAATTCAGGAGATTACCGACAACTGTGGTTTGATTTTAAAAATCAAAAAATGATTGAGTATGTAAAGGACAGGATAGATTATATTATATTATTAAATACAAAACTGCTTAATGCTTTTTTTTGA
- the hemC gene encoding hydroxymethylbilane synthase, whose amino-acid sequence MKKLTIGTRGSDLALWQANHIKNELSVIGIEAEIKIIKTQGDKILNLRLDKLEGKGFFTKELEEELLGGTIDLAVHCLKDLPTTHPEGLIIAALPPREEASEYLLILKDCVDVSQKLSLKKGAMVGTSSNRRKAQLLGLRPDLEVEDLRGNVPTRIQKLRDEDYDAILIAKAGVKRLNLDVSDLHVEELETTEFIPAPAQGALAIQIRENDTELFDALQKLHDPETAETVTVERKVLNLFEGGCHMPLGCYCRKENGKFEIWTSKAETADHFPERLFLRAESTEGLAEKIVSKFNAERKKPAKVFISREIGEHSYFRRALENNNIEIEGRSLIRTFPIVTVLDQFILKHVDWVFFSSRNSVEYFFNLKPVLPKKTKFGVVGRGSEDALRKFNHVADFVGESGDITEVAEDFAKLVSGQQILFPRAQDSLQSIQKSLPADAKIIDLPIYETVIEEDIDQSYADVLIFTSPSNVDAYFADNLLEPEQQVIAIGNSTGKKFDEMGVKYTLPYSPDEIGLAEAVFGIEVR is encoded by the coding sequence GTGAAGAAATTAACCATTGGAACACGCGGTAGCGACCTGGCTTTATGGCAGGCAAATCATATAAAAAATGAATTGTCTGTAATTGGAATAGAAGCAGAAATAAAAATCATTAAAACTCAGGGCGACAAAATCCTGAATTTAAGATTAGATAAACTGGAGGGCAAAGGCTTTTTTACCAAAGAATTGGAAGAAGAGCTTTTGGGTGGAACAATTGATCTGGCTGTACATTGCCTAAAAGATTTACCCACTACACATCCCGAAGGATTAATTATCGCTGCTTTACCACCAAGAGAGGAAGCAAGCGAATATCTTTTGATTTTAAAAGATTGCGTAGATGTTTCGCAGAAGCTTTCGCTAAAAAAAGGCGCAATGGTGGGCACTTCATCTAACCGCCGCAAAGCGCAGTTATTGGGCTTACGTCCTGATTTAGAGGTTGAGGATCTCCGTGGAAATGTACCTACCCGTATCCAAAAACTCCGTGACGAGGATTACGATGCCATTTTAATTGCAAAAGCTGGTGTTAAGCGCTTAAATCTTGATGTGAGTGATTTACATGTAGAAGAATTGGAAACCACAGAGTTTATTCCAGCTCCTGCACAAGGCGCATTGGCTATTCAGATCAGGGAAAACGATACTGAACTTTTTGATGCACTGCAAAAATTGCATGATCCGGAGACCGCGGAAACGGTAACTGTAGAACGTAAGGTTTTAAATCTTTTTGAAGGTGGCTGCCACATGCCTTTAGGCTGTTATTGCAGAAAGGAAAATGGAAAATTCGAAATTTGGACTTCAAAAGCCGAAACCGCTGATCATTTTCCTGAGCGTTTGTTTTTGCGTGCAGAAAGTACCGAAGGTTTAGCAGAAAAAATTGTAAGCAAATTTAATGCAGAAAGAAAGAAGCCAGCAAAGGTTTTCATTTCACGGGAAATCGGCGAGCACAGTTATTTCCGTAGGGCATTAGAAAATAATAATATTGAAATAGAAGGACGTTCATTAATTCGGACGTTCCCGATAGTAACTGTTTTAGATCAGTTTATCTTGAAGCATGTAGACTGGGTTTTCTTCAGTAGCCGCAACAGCGTTGAATATTTTTTCAACTTAAAACCGGTACTGCCAAAGAAAACAAAGTTTGGTGTGGTGGGAAGAGGTTCAGAAGATGCTTTACGTAAATTTAATCATGTTGCTGATTTTGTTGGTGAAAGTGGCGATATTACTGAAGTAGCTGAAGATTTTGCAAAATTGGTTAGCGGTCAGCAAATATTGTTTCCAAGAGCACAGGATTCTTTGCAGTCTATTCAGAAATCATTACCAGCTGATGCTAAAATAATCGATCTGCCGATTTACGAAACGGTAATCGAAGAAGATATCGATCAGAGTTATGCTGATGTGCTCATTTTTACCAGCCCTTCAAATGTTGATGCATATTTTGCTGATAATTTATTGGAGCCAGAGCAACAGGTAATTGCTATTGGAAACTCTACAGGTAAGAAGTTTGATGAAATGGGCGTGAAATATACTTTGCCATACTCGCCTGATGAAATTGGATTGGCTGAAGCGGTTTTTGGAATAGAAGTAAGGTAG